A genomic region of Vitreoscilla filiformis contains the following coding sequences:
- a CDS encoding alanine racemase, with protein MLLDASLKGYPFTAAPLPVEAIAAQGWHLLADDLPLPLAVIRQSALRHNLGWMRRHVAEAGIELAPHGKTTMSPELFAEQLRAGAWGLTFATVWQLRQGVAAGVPRALIANQVTQAADLRELARLRTAHPALRAPFLVDDPAQVALVEALHLPEPLEVLVELGLDGGRTGCRHHDAALALAQRVHASSALRLAGISTYEGLWASGDDAQDAAMVATLMQRVHDLAQACDAAGYFDTDEVLITAGGSAVFDLVSRALRPTLRRPVRGLLRSGCYLTHDDGFYRRLVQRVDHRLGCDGAGLRAALEVWAVVQSLPEPGLALLSVGKRDASADMGLPVPRWFSPAGSREVHPVPTSWHLSAMNDQHAYLRWEVASPVTLNIGDRIGLGISHPCTTFDKWRWMPLVDDAYAVIEAITTRF; from the coding sequence ATGCTGCTCGACGCTTCCCTCAAAGGCTACCCCTTCACCGCCGCGCCTCTGCCCGTTGAGGCCATCGCCGCCCAAGGCTGGCACCTGCTCGCCGACGACCTGCCGCTGCCCCTGGCCGTCATCCGGCAAAGCGCGCTGCGTCACAACTTGGGCTGGATGCGACGCCACGTCGCCGAAGCCGGCATCGAGCTGGCGCCGCACGGCAAAACCACGATGTCCCCCGAACTGTTCGCCGAGCAGTTGCGCGCTGGCGCGTGGGGTCTCACCTTCGCCACGGTTTGGCAGTTGCGCCAAGGCGTGGCCGCTGGCGTGCCACGGGCGCTGATTGCCAACCAAGTCACCCAAGCGGCGGATCTGCGTGAGCTGGCCCGCTTGCGCACCGCCCATCCTGCGCTGCGGGCGCCGTTTTTAGTGGACGATCCGGCCCAAGTCGCCCTCGTGGAAGCGCTTCACCTGCCCGAACCGTTGGAGGTGCTGGTCGAATTGGGCCTGGACGGCGGGCGCACCGGCTGCCGCCACCATGATGCGGCGTTGGCGCTGGCGCAGCGCGTTCATGCCAGCTCCGCGCTGCGCCTGGCCGGCATTTCCACCTATGAAGGCCTGTGGGCCAGCGGTGACGATGCGCAAGACGCCGCCATGGTCGCCACCCTCATGCAGCGCGTTCACGACTTGGCACAAGCGTGCGATGCGGCCGGCTATTTCGACACCGATGAGGTGCTCATCACCGCCGGCGGCTCCGCCGTGTTCGACTTGGTGAGCCGTGCTCTGCGCCCGACCTTGCGCCGCCCCGTGCGCGGCCTGCTGCGCTCCGGTTGTTACCTGACGCATGACGACGGTTTTTATCGCCGCCTGGTGCAGCGCGTCGATCACCGCTTGGGCTGCGATGGCGCGGGGCTGCGCGCTGCGCTGGAAGTGTGGGCCGTGGTGCAAAGCCTGCCCGAACCGGGGCTGGCGCTGTTGAGCGTTGGCAAACGTGATGCGTCCGCCGACATGGGCCTGCCCGTGCCACGCTGGTTCAGCCCCGCCGGTTCCCGTGAGGTTCACCCCGTGCCCACAAGCTGGCACCTCAGCGCGATGAACGATCAACATGCCTATTTGCGCTGGGAGGTCGCTTCGCCGGTCACGCTCAACATTGGCGACCGCATCGGGCTGGGCATCTCGCACCCCTGCACCACGTTCGACAAGTGGCGCTGGATGCCGCTGGTGGACGACGCTTACGCCGTGATCGAGGCCATCACCACGCGGTTTTGA
- the ruvC gene encoding crossover junction endodeoxyribonuclease RuvC translates to MTALPSTTAGAPRRVLGIDPGLVCTGFGVVEIEGRHLHYVASGTIRTTSGVAQGDLPGRLKIIFEGVREVIARYEPTEAAAEIVFVNVNPQSTLLLGQARGAALTALVTAGLPVAEYTALQMKKSVVGHGLAAKDQVQAMVARLLNLPGLPGKDAADALGVAITHAHAGGSFAAMAQATDLNRRTHAQFKGGRTY, encoded by the coding sequence ATGACGGCACTGCCCAGCACCACCGCCGGTGCCCCGCGCCGGGTGCTGGGCATCGACCCCGGTTTGGTGTGTACCGGCTTTGGCGTGGTGGAAATCGAGGGCCGACACCTGCACTACGTGGCCAGCGGCACCATCCGCACCACCAGCGGCGTGGCCCAGGGCGATTTGCCGGGGCGCCTCAAAATCATTTTTGAGGGCGTGCGCGAGGTGATCGCCCGCTACGAGCCCACCGAGGCGGCGGCGGAAATCGTCTTCGTCAACGTCAACCCGCAGTCCACGCTGTTGCTGGGGCAGGCGCGGGGGGCGGCGCTGACGGCGTTGGTCACGGCGGGGCTGCCGGTGGCGGAGTACACGGCTTTGCAGATGAAAAAGTCCGTGGTCGGCCACGGGCTGGCGGCCAAAGACCAGGTGCAGGCGATGGTGGCGCGCTTGCTCAACCTGCCGGGCTTGCCGGGCAAGGATGCCGCCGATGCGCTGGGGGTGGCAATCACCCACGCGCACGCGGGCGGCTCATTCGCCGCCATGGCGCAGGCCACCGATTTGAATCGGCGGACGCATGCGCAGTTCAAGGGGGGGCGGACGTATTGA
- the purH gene encoding bifunctional phosphoribosylaminoimidazolecarboxamide formyltransferase/IMP cyclohydrolase, protein MAQLTALLSVSDKTGIVEFAQSLHGHGIKLLSTGGTAKLLAQAGLPVTEVSEITGFPEMLDGRVKTLHPRVHGGLLARRDVPEHMAALAEHGINTIDLLIINLYPFAQATAKADCTLEDAIENIDIGGPAMLRAAAKNWQDVGVVIDPTDYPQVLAELTASNGTSLTRATKFMLAKKVFSHTAAYDGMISNYLTSLEAGSEDKTADVPVREEYPSVFNLQLHKVQGMRYGENPHQSAAFYKEAKVAEGLLAGWNQIQGKELSFNNIADADAAWECVKAFDVPACVIVKHANPCGVAIGANLLEAYEKALKTDPTSAFGGIIAFNRPLDVEVVEKINANKHFVEVAIAPAITPAARAAYASKVNVRLLEVPISATSNPLDMKRVGGGMLLQSADNVDIVGDIKVVTKLAPTEQQLQDLLFAWKVGRFVKSNAIVFCKDGMTFGVGAGQMSRLDSARIASIKAKAAGLSLEGTAVASDAFFPFRDGLDVVVDAGATCVIHPGGSMRDQEVIDAANERGIAMVFTGTRHFRH, encoded by the coding sequence ATGGCACAACTCACCGCCCTGCTTTCGGTCTCCGACAAGACCGGCATCGTCGAATTCGCCCAAAGCCTGCACGGCCACGGCATCAAGCTGCTGTCCACGGGCGGCACCGCCAAGCTGCTGGCCCAAGCGGGCCTGCCCGTCACCGAAGTGAGCGAGATCACCGGCTTCCCCGAAATGCTGGATGGCCGCGTCAAGACCCTGCACCCGCGTGTGCATGGTGGCTTGCTGGCGCGTCGTGACGTGCCCGAGCACATGGCCGCGCTGGCCGAGCACGGCATCAACACCATCGACCTGCTGATCATCAACCTGTACCCGTTTGCCCAAGCCACCGCCAAGGCCGATTGCACGCTGGAAGACGCCATCGAGAACATCGACATCGGCGGCCCGGCCATGCTGCGCGCAGCGGCCAAGAACTGGCAGGACGTGGGCGTGGTGATCGACCCGACCGACTACCCGCAAGTGCTGGCCGAGCTGACCGCTTCCAACGGCACGAGCCTCACCCGTGCCACCAAGTTCATGCTGGCCAAGAAGGTGTTCTCGCACACCGCCGCTTACGACGGCATGATTTCCAACTACCTGACGTCGCTGGAAGCCGGTTCGGAAGACAAGACCGCCGACGTGCCGGTGCGCGAGGAATACCCGAGCGTGTTCAACCTGCAACTGCACAAGGTGCAGGGCATGCGTTACGGCGAGAACCCGCACCAATCGGCGGCGTTCTACAAGGAAGCCAAGGTCGCTGAAGGCTTGCTGGCCGGCTGGAACCAAATCCAGGGCAAGGAACTGAGCTTCAACAACATCGCCGACGCGGACGCCGCCTGGGAATGCGTCAAGGCGTTTGATGTGCCGGCTTGCGTGATCGTCAAGCACGCCAACCCGTGCGGCGTGGCCATCGGCGCCAACCTGCTGGAAGCCTACGAAAAGGCACTCAAGACCGACCCGACATCGGCCTTCGGCGGCATCATCGCCTTCAACCGCCCGCTGGACGTGGAAGTGGTGGAGAAGATCAACGCCAACAAACACTTCGTCGAAGTGGCGATCGCCCCGGCCATCACCCCGGCAGCGCGTGCAGCCTACGCCAGCAAGGTGAACGTGCGCCTGCTGGAAGTGCCCATCAGCGCCACCAGCAACCCGCTGGACATGAAGCGCGTGGGCGGTGGCATGCTGCTGCAATCCGCCGACAACGTGGACATCGTGGGCGACATCAAGGTGGTGACGAAACTGGCACCGACCGAGCAGCAACTGCAAGACCTGCTGTTCGCCTGGAAGGTGGGCCGCTTTGTGAAGAGCAACGCCATCGTCTTCTGCAAGGACGGCATGACCTTCGGCGTGGGCGCCGGCCAGATGAGCCGCTTGGATTCCGCCCGCATCGCCAGCATCAAGGCCAAGGCTGCGGGCCTGAGCTTGGAAGGCACGGCGGTGGCGAGTGACGCCTTCTTCCCGTTCCGCGACGGGCTGGATGTGGTGGTGGATGCGGGCGCGACCTGCGTCATCCACCCGGGTGGCTCGATGCGTGACCAGGAAGTCATCGACGCGGCGAACGAGCGCGGCATTGCGATGGTGTTCACCGGCACCCGTCACTTCCGTCATTGA
- a CDS encoding helix-turn-helix domain-containing protein: MSKTTLEDCVRETLAEYFRDLDGATPNAMHDMVLRTVEKPLLDVVMQRTQGNQSKAAEWLGINRNTLRRKLVEHQLLQ, from the coding sequence ATGAGCAAAACCACCCTGGAAGACTGCGTCCGCGAGACGCTGGCCGAATACTTCAGAGACTTGGACGGCGCCACCCCCAACGCCATGCACGACATGGTGTTGCGCACCGTCGAAAAACCCTTGCTGGACGTGGTGATGCAACGCACCCAAGGCAACCAAAGCAAGGCGGCCGAATGGTTGGGCATCAACCGCAACACCTTGCGGCGCAAGTTGGTGGAGCACCAGCTCCTTCAGTGA
- the dusB gene encoding tRNA dihydrouridine synthase DusB, with the protein MRIGPHELPNNLFVAPMAGVTDRPFRQLCKRLGAGYAVSEMITSRPELRDSRKTTRRANHEGEIAPIAVQIAGTEPAEMADAARFNIDSGAQIIDINMGCPAKKVCNKWAGSALMRDEPAALAIVEAVVAACTPHGVPVTLKMRTGWCDSERNAVRLARAAESAGVAMVTVHGRTREQGYRGEAEYDTIAAVKAALTIPVTANGDIDSGPKAAEVLRRTGADALMIGRAAQGRPWIFGEIAHYLATGELAPAPATRHVRAWLVAHLHDHHRLYDGIAGVRTARKHIGWAVKHLPGGEAFRTHMNTLEEPEAQLRAVGDFFDALADAHPVLP; encoded by the coding sequence ATGCGCATCGGCCCCCATGAGCTGCCGAACAACCTGTTCGTCGCCCCGATGGCTGGGGTGACGGATCGGCCTTTCCGGCAACTGTGCAAACGCCTGGGCGCCGGGTACGCGGTGAGCGAGATGATCACCTCGCGCCCCGAGCTGCGCGACTCGCGCAAAACCACGCGCCGCGCCAACCACGAGGGCGAAATCGCGCCGATTGCGGTGCAAATCGCCGGCACCGAACCGGCGGAGATGGCCGATGCGGCACGCTTCAACATCGATTCGGGGGCGCAGATCATCGACATCAACATGGGTTGCCCGGCCAAAAAGGTCTGCAACAAGTGGGCCGGTTCGGCCCTGATGCGCGATGAACCGGCGGCCCTGGCCATCGTTGAAGCGGTGGTGGCGGCGTGTACGCCGCACGGCGTGCCCGTCACCTTGAAAATGCGCACCGGTTGGTGCGACAGCGAACGCAACGCCGTGCGCCTGGCGCGGGCGGCGGAGTCGGCGGGCGTGGCGATGGTCACCGTGCATGGTCGCACCCGCGAGCAGGGTTACCGGGGCGAAGCCGAATACGACACGATTGCCGCCGTCAAAGCCGCGCTCACCATCCCGGTGACGGCCAACGGCGACATCGACTCCGGCCCCAAAGCCGCCGAGGTGCTGCGCCGCACTGGCGCCGATGCGCTGATGATTGGCCGGGCCGCGCAAGGCCGGCCCTGGATTTTTGGAGAGATTGCGCATTACTTGGCCACGGGCGAGCTGGCCCCGGCGCCGGCCACGCGCCACGTTCGGGCGTGGCTGGTGGCGCATTTACACGATCACCATCGCCTGTACGACGGCATTGCCGGCGTGCGTACGGCGCGCAAACACATCGGCTGGGCGGTCAAGCACCTGCCCGGTGGCGAAGCGTTCCGCACCCACATGAACACCCTGGAGGAGCCCGAGGCGCAACTGCGCGCCGTGGGTGACTTCTTCGATGCCTTGGCCGACGCCCACCCGGTGTTGCCCTGA
- a CDS encoding YqaA family protein, whose product MDAWITSLLTFFALPQVGLPALFVVALVSATLLPMGSEPVLFAVVKLDPTLFWPAVLVATAGNTLGGAISWWMGCGAERAFEKVKHRPPHEAKVLQWLHRFGPRACLLSWLPVVGDPLCAVAGWLRLPFWPCVAYMAVGKFLRYLVMTSVLLHWFPGSWA is encoded by the coding sequence ATGGACGCTTGGATCACCTCATTGCTCACCTTCTTCGCCCTGCCTCAGGTGGGTTTGCCGGCTTTGTTCGTCGTCGCGCTGGTCTCGGCCACGCTGCTGCCGATGGGCTCGGAGCCGGTGTTGTTCGCCGTCGTCAAACTCGATCCGACGCTTTTTTGGCCCGCCGTGCTGGTGGCCACAGCAGGCAACACGCTGGGCGGGGCCATCAGTTGGTGGATGGGCTGCGGCGCCGAACGGGCGTTCGAGAAAGTCAAACACCGCCCCCCGCACGAAGCCAAGGTGCTGCAATGGTTGCACCGCTTTGGCCCTCGGGCGTGTTTGTTGAGCTGGCTGCCGGTGGTGGGCGATCCGCTGTGCGCCGTGGCCGGTTGGTTGCGCTTGCCGTTTTGGCCGTGTGTGGCCTACATGGCGGTGGGCAAATTCTTGCGTTACCTGGTGATGACCAGCGTGCTGTTGCACTGGTTTCCCGGTTCGTGGGCCTGA
- a CDS encoding carboxypeptidase M32: MKNQHTPAYAWLHRQQERLHRLDHLQSIAAWDQATHMPPGGNDARSAALAELATLMHRDRADPSLAQRLAAARQEPLNDWQAANLREIERAWQRTQAVPEALVERRTVVTSQCEHAWRSQRPRNDWAGFAANLREVLALVRQEAHHLGDALGLSPYDALLDHYEPGMRSVDVARLFGNLRQWLPALIRQVQARQAREDVLPLVGPFPLPAQRSVCEQMVRWLGFDFAHGRLDVSTHPFTGGVPEDVRLTTRFRDDECLQALLGTIHETGHGRYEQNLPREWLGQPVALARSMAIHESQSLFFEMQLAAHPGFARHLSPLLVQAFGDQAAFEPDNLHKLMTRVAPGLIRVEADELTYPAHIVLRFEIERALIEGEAEVDDIPALWDAAMHDLLGLDTRSNYRDGPMQDVHWPAGLFGYFPCYSLGAMYAAQWMAAMHHTLPDVDAQIHAGELNGVFGWLREHIWQAGSRWPTDELAQRASGETLNPAHYRAHLERRYGG; this comes from the coding sequence ATGAAGAATCAACACACACCGGCTTACGCTTGGCTGCACCGGCAGCAAGAGCGCTTGCACCGCTTGGATCACCTGCAAAGCATCGCAGCGTGGGATCAGGCCACGCACATGCCGCCAGGGGGAAACGATGCTCGCTCAGCTGCCCTGGCCGAGTTGGCCACGCTGATGCACCGCGACCGTGCCGATCCGAGCTTGGCGCAACGCCTGGCCGCAGCCCGTCAAGAACCGCTGAACGACTGGCAAGCGGCCAACCTGCGGGAAATTGAACGCGCCTGGCAACGCACCCAGGCGGTACCGGAGGCGCTGGTGGAGCGGCGCACCGTCGTGACCTCGCAGTGTGAGCATGCTTGGCGCAGCCAACGCCCGCGCAACGATTGGGCCGGTTTTGCCGCCAATTTGCGCGAAGTGCTGGCCTTGGTGCGCCAAGAAGCCCACCACCTGGGCGACGCGCTGGGCCTCAGCCCCTACGATGCCTTGCTCGATCACTACGAACCCGGGATGCGCAGCGTCGACGTGGCTCGACTCTTTGGCAACCTGCGCCAATGGCTGCCCGCCTTGATTCGCCAAGTGCAAGCACGCCAAGCCCGCGAAGACGTGCTGCCCTTGGTCGGCCCGTTCCCGTTGCCGGCCCAGCGCAGTGTGTGCGAGCAGATGGTGCGCTGGCTGGGTTTTGACTTTGCCCACGGGCGGCTGGACGTCAGCACCCACCCGTTCACCGGCGGCGTGCCAGAAGATGTGCGCCTGACCACCCGTTTCCGCGATGACGAGTGCCTACAAGCGCTGCTCGGCACGATCCACGAAACCGGCCACGGTCGTTACGAACAAAACCTGCCGCGTGAGTGGCTGGGCCAGCCGGTGGCGCTGGCGCGCTCGATGGCGATTCACGAAAGCCAGAGCCTGTTTTTTGAGATGCAGCTCGCGGCCCATCCGGGGTTTGCACGCCACCTGTCGCCGTTGTTGGTGCAAGCATTTGGCGATCAGGCCGCGTTCGAGCCCGACAACTTGCACAAGCTGATGACCCGTGTGGCGCCGGGCCTGATCCGCGTCGAAGCCGATGAGCTGACGTATCCGGCGCACATCGTGTTGCGCTTTGAGATCGAGCGGGCTTTGATCGAAGGCGAAGCCGAAGTGGACGACATCCCCGCGCTGTGGGACGCCGCCATGCACGACCTGCTCGGCCTGGACACGCGCAGCAACTACCGAGACGGCCCGATGCAGGATGTCCACTGGCCGGCGGGTTTGTTCGGTTACTTCCCGTGTTATTCGCTGGGTGCGATGTACGCCGCCCAATGGATGGCCGCGATGCACCACACCCTGCCCGACGTGGACGCGCAAATCCACGCTGGCGAATTGAACGGGGTGTTCGGCTGGTTGCGCGAACACATCTGGCAAGCCGGCAGCCGTTGGCCCACCGACGAGCTGGCCCAACGTGCCAGCGGCGAAACCCTCAACCCCGCCCATTACCGCGCCCACTTGGAGCGGCGGTACGGCGGCTGA
- the pcaC gene encoding 4-carboxymuconolactone decarboxylase gives MNQELFDQGLQTRREVLGSDYVDNAIKNADAFSLPLQELVTQYAWGDVWNRPGLPRRERSMLVLAMLTALNRPHEIKLHLRGALNNGVTRDEIREIFLQAAIYCGAPAAMDSFRVAREVFAALDAEADAAAVAR, from the coding sequence ATGAACCAAGAGCTGTTTGACCAAGGCCTGCAAACCCGCCGCGAGGTGCTGGGTTCAGACTATGTGGACAACGCCATCAAGAATGCGGACGCCTTCAGCCTGCCCTTGCAGGAGTTGGTGACGCAGTACGCCTGGGGTGATGTTTGGAACCGCCCGGGCTTGCCCCGGCGCGAGCGCAGCATGTTGGTGCTGGCGATGCTCACGGCGTTGAACCGCCCGCACGAAATCAAACTGCACTTGCGCGGCGCCCTCAACAACGGTGTGACGCGGGACGAAATCCGCGAAATCTTCCTGCAAGCGGCGATTTACTGCGGCGCCCCGGCGGCGATGGACAGTTTCCGTGTGGCCCGCGAAGTTTTCGCCGCGCTGGACGCCGAAGCCGACGCCGCCGCAGTGGCCCGCTGA